A single Deinococcus terrestris DNA region contains:
- a CDS encoding copper chaperone PCu(A)C, with product MNHRLTAALLLISLSACAPEADSSQANRTTAQPVTTSAGVRIEGAELREGLPGAEDGVLYLTLTNTGQAQVRLLGGRTPLAREIVPMQHHGTGGTLEPILAPGEALVFKPGGNHLMLVGLSRLPKVGEQVNVTLNFAPGGEITLNVPVNPY from the coding sequence ATGAACCACCGTCTGACCGCCGCTCTGCTGCTCATCTCCCTAAGTGCCTGCGCTCCCGAGGCAGACTCCAGTCAGGCCAATCGCACTACGGCCCAGCCGGTGACCACCTCCGCCGGCGTCCGCATCGAGGGGGCTGAGCTTCGCGAAGGCCTGCCCGGTGCAGAGGACGGTGTCCTCTACCTCACCCTGACAAACACGGGACAGGCGCAGGTACGGCTGCTGGGCGGGCGGACCCCCCTGGCCCGGGAGATCGTGCCCATGCAGCACCACGGCACTGGCGGCACGCTGGAACCCATCCTCGCACCCGGTGAGGCCCTGGTGTTCAAGCCAGGCGGCAATCACCTGATGCTGGTGGGCCTGAGCCGTCTCCCGAAGGTCGGCGAACAGGTCAACGTCACCCTGAATTTTGCTCCAGGCGGCGAGATTACTCTCAACGTCCCCGTCAACCCCTATTGA
- a CDS encoding tyrosine-type recombinase/integrase translates to MPLSVLTMPESVPYFQIIDEAGHPVHEADLFLRDTCARLGLLTTQRSYAFALLDWLQFLHGRRRKVNEVSRQDVVDYLLELRTKANPQRARRSAAAPRPGSINAVTGKSTLRPGYAPATIKQRLTVVGLFYDVLESAALGPPQHPLGRIKPGVIASDPKSYHYHQVRAFRQRVPQRTAHALPADLLQRFRDVPSSARDRALIEALFCTAGRAMEVLAMTVGDIQWEARKVMLTTKGQAFKTAVAVSSRLLVLLRDYLAERPGPAAPGDPLWLMERGKVRPMTYTALRAVLRRLNTEFGSNVTAHDFRATSATALASSADLPLLAVKRHLRHRDLLSTQRYLGVDGIYDAARISARIDSFAELDDVDVAEGYDAEAFNRVFGSGTQ, encoded by the coding sequence ATGCCGCTGTCCGTCCTTACCATGCCCGAATCCGTACCCTACTTTCAGATCATTGATGAGGCGGGCCATCCTGTCCACGAAGCGGATCTGTTCCTGCGGGACACCTGCGCCCGTCTCGGGCTGTTGACCACCCAACGCAGCTACGCCTTTGCCCTCCTGGACTGGCTCCAATTCCTGCATGGGCGGCGCAGAAAAGTGAACGAGGTAAGCCGCCAGGACGTGGTGGACTACCTCCTGGAATTGAGAACCAAGGCTAACCCCCAACGGGCTCGCCGCTCTGCGGCGGCGCCCCGGCCGGGCAGCATCAACGCCGTCACCGGCAAGAGTACGCTGCGCCCGGGGTATGCTCCAGCCACGATCAAGCAGCGGCTCACGGTGGTGGGCCTGTTCTACGACGTCCTGGAGAGCGCGGCTCTGGGCCCTCCCCAGCATCCGCTGGGCCGGATAAAACCTGGGGTGATCGCCTCCGACCCCAAGTCTTACCACTACCACCAAGTCCGGGCGTTTCGTCAACGCGTGCCGCAGCGCACAGCCCACGCCCTGCCCGCCGATCTGCTGCAGCGCTTTCGGGATGTTCCCAGTTCAGCCCGGGACCGGGCATTGATTGAGGCGCTGTTTTGCACGGCAGGTCGCGCCATGGAAGTGCTCGCCATGACGGTCGGCGACATTCAATGGGAAGCGCGTAAGGTCATGCTGACGACGAAAGGGCAAGCCTTTAAGACAGCGGTGGCCGTATCCAGTCGCTTACTGGTTCTGCTCAGGGACTATCTGGCGGAAAGACCAGGCCCTGCCGCGCCGGGCGATCCCCTCTGGCTGATGGAGCGGGGAAAGGTGCGCCCTATGACCTATACCGCTCTGCGGGCTGTCTTGCGACGCCTGAACACGGAATTCGGCAGCAACGTCACGGCCCACGATTTCAGGGCGACCAGCGCCACAGCACTGGCTAGTAGTGCCGATCTGCCCCTGTTGGCGGTGAAGCGGCACCTGCGGCACCGGGACTTGCTCTCCACGCAACGCTATCTGGGGGTTGATGGCATCTATGACGCCGCGAGGATCAGCGCCCGAATCGACTCTTTTGCAGAGTTAGATGATGTAGATGTGGCCGAGGGATACGACGCCGAGGCCTTTAACAGAGTGTTTGGCAGTGGAACGCAATGA
- a CDS encoding site-specific integrase, with protein MTELMNVAPDATPDELRRLATEVGRLRGYTPFSMKKHRLGVGYLLDWLMTFDGVTWQERWEQAEAQMLSEGQGASAETKFQHEAMRLALPTLTCLRVIRPSYPWLDTFKSNGMARCLAATTDAEAFDLVAQAARARVYAGWRAVDSQNCLALLLMHTGKRLRTLTTADLLAFDQARLQGMFSNIGLLSLYQLLVDLEVVEDTPLAYSWNAHLKPLAIRTMLIEEGLDEPKILSVFEAYFAERQLTLAPDSVMRECRFLIRRFWKQIPETERQQSGFNLSFQTAQQLKASLRIHPRTGRQTNPKRSFHAISALYAFLNRKAAENPSQWREFAAESPISSNESRRAKLIQDVALDKMQQHTLSLLPHLTQIRRLLKENYEHAQELLTHTLQSEGGEVFQVGGVTYMKLQSEDVTRRKQAQEHLRDTIKRADSKGRGHFQIRNREEQAFWMWASVEILIRTGLRPVELFKLKRTDLINRRSATGMRVASLRIAASKTILPRIIDLSPEAFSFICRIIDRVQANHDTYPVVDRYDCVSKSFELSQPFLLQLQYSARRQAFRGREIQYSLHRFFKKMHSDGKLAEGVFLGLKDCRRIFATRLYQKNVPILAISYALGHADVKTTMHYIAYQGDDLHMHLDNLWESI; from the coding sequence ATGACTGAATTGATGAATGTGGCCCCGGACGCCACGCCGGATGAACTGCGGCGTCTGGCGACCGAGGTGGGGCGCTTGCGGGGCTACACGCCATTCTCCATGAAAAAGCACCGTCTTGGAGTGGGTTATCTGCTGGACTGGTTGATGACGTTTGATGGGGTCACTTGGCAGGAACGTTGGGAGCAAGCGGAAGCGCAAATGCTCAGCGAGGGTCAGGGAGCATCCGCGGAAACGAAATTTCAGCACGAGGCTATGCGTCTGGCGCTGCCAACTCTGACCTGCTTGAGAGTCATTCGCCCTTCTTACCCATGGCTGGACACCTTCAAAAGCAACGGCATGGCCAGATGTCTAGCGGCCACTACGGATGCTGAGGCTTTCGATCTGGTGGCACAGGCAGCGAGAGCTCGCGTCTATGCGGGCTGGAGGGCTGTGGACAGCCAGAACTGCTTGGCTCTATTGCTCATGCACACGGGTAAACGTTTGCGAACCCTCACGACAGCCGACCTGCTTGCCTTCGATCAGGCACGGCTTCAGGGAATGTTCAGCAACATCGGCTTGCTCAGCCTGTACCAGTTGTTGGTCGACCTTGAGGTGGTGGAGGACACACCCCTGGCGTACTCCTGGAACGCTCACCTGAAGCCGCTCGCAATTCGGACCATGCTCATTGAGGAAGGCTTGGATGAACCAAAAATCCTGTCGGTGTTTGAGGCCTACTTTGCAGAACGGCAGCTTACCCTGGCGCCAGATTCGGTGATGCGGGAATGTCGCTTCCTCATCCGGCGTTTCTGGAAGCAAATCCCTGAGACGGAACGTCAACAAAGTGGTTTCAATCTGTCGTTTCAGACTGCGCAACAGCTTAAGGCCAGCTTAAGAATTCACCCCAGAACAGGTCGTCAAACGAACCCAAAGCGGAGCTTTCATGCCATCAGTGCGTTGTACGCCTTCCTTAATAGGAAGGCCGCTGAAAATCCTAGTCAATGGAGAGAATTTGCTGCTGAAAGCCCCATTTCGAGTAATGAATCCCGTCGCGCCAAATTAATTCAGGATGTGGCGCTAGACAAAATGCAGCAGCACACCTTGTCGCTCCTGCCTCATTTGACCCAGATAAGGCGGCTTTTGAAGGAGAACTATGAGCACGCCCAGGAATTGCTCACGCATACCTTACAAAGCGAAGGGGGCGAGGTATTTCAAGTGGGTGGAGTTACGTACATGAAGCTTCAATCAGAGGATGTCACTAGGAGAAAGCAAGCACAAGAACATTTGCGCGACACAATAAAACGCGCAGACTCTAAAGGCAGGGGCCACTTCCAGATCCGCAACCGTGAGGAGCAGGCATTCTGGATGTGGGCTTCCGTCGAGATTCTTATTCGAACCGGGTTGCGTCCCGTAGAGTTATTCAAGCTTAAGCGAACCGACCTGATTAACAGGAGGAGTGCAACGGGTATGCGCGTTGCATCCCTTAGAATTGCGGCGAGCAAGACAATTCTACCACGGATTATCGACCTTTCGCCTGAAGCTTTTTCTTTTATATGCAGAATAATTGATAGAGTACAGGCGAATCACGATACCTATCCGGTGGTGGACCGATATGACTGTGTGTCGAAATCATTTGAACTCTCACAACCCTTCCTGCTGCAACTTCAATACAGCGCACGAAGACAGGCTTTTCGGGGGCGCGAAATCCAATATAGTCTTCACCGATTTTTTAAAAAAATGCATTCAGACGGAAAGCTGGCAGAGGGTGTGTTTCTTGGTCTAAAAGACTGCCGTCGCATTTTTGCCACCCGGCTGTATCAAAAAAACGTTCCCATTCTAGCAATTTCATATGCCCTAGGACATGCAGATGTTAAAACAACAATGCATTACATAGCTTACCAGGGTGATGATCTACATATGCATCTAGATAATTTGTGGGAATCAATATAA